The Apodemus sylvaticus chromosome 5, mApoSyl1.1, whole genome shotgun sequence genome has a segment encoding these proteins:
- the LOC127685303 gene encoding olfactory receptor 50-like isoform X2: MRRRNESTVSEFILMGLPIRAEDQGLYSALFLTMYLTTVLGNLLIILLIRLDSHLHTPMYFFLSHLAFTDISFSSVASPKMVMNMLTQSQSISYAGCITQVYFFSFFVDLESFLLTSMAYDRYVAICYPLHYSQIMSEKLCVLLVVVSWALSTGNSLVHTLLLTQLCRFRDNIVPHYFCDLSTMVKLSSSDTTINKLAILVLGNVIITLPFICILVSYGHIGVTILKTPSINGICKAFSTCGSHLCVVSLYYGSIIGLYFVPSSNNTNDKDAIVAMMYTAVTPMLNPFIYSLRNRDMKGALRNILSRIICSQ; encoded by the coding sequence aTGAGGAGAAGGAATGAGAGCACTGTGTCTGAGTTCATCCTCATGGGGCTCCCCATTAGAGCAGAGGACCAAGGCCTGTACTCTGCCCTCTTCCTGACCATGTACCTGACAACTGTGCTGGGGAACCTGCTCATCATCCTGCTCATCAGGCTGGACTCTCAcctccacacccccatgtacttctttctcagccactTGGCCTTCACAGACATCTCTTTCTCATCAGTTGCATCTCCAAAAATGGTCATGAATATGCTGACACAAAGTCAGTCCATCTCATATGCTGGCTGCATTACCCAggtatatttcttttcattttttgttgatCTTGAGAGCTTTCTTCTGACATCAATGGCCTATGACAGGTATGTGGCCATCTGCTACCCTCTGCACTATTCACAAATTATGAGTGAGAAACTCTGTGTTCTTCTAGTAGTAGTATCCTGGGCTTTATCTACTGGCAATTCCCTTGTTCACACACTTCTCTTGACCCAATTATGTCGCTTTAGAGACAATATTGTCCCCCACTACTTCTGTGACCTCTCTACCATGGTAAAGCTGTCCAGTTCAGACACCACCATCAATAAGCTGGCTATCCTTGTTTTAGGTAATGTGATCATTACCCTGCCATTCATATGCATTCTGGTCTCTTATGGCCACATTGGAGTCACCATTCTGAAAACTCCCTCGATCAATGGAATCTGCAAAGCCTTTTCTACATGTGGCTCTCACCTCTGTGTGGTTTCCTTGTACTATGGATCCATCATTGGACTATATTTTGTCCCCTCATCTAATAACACTAATGACAAGGATGCCATTGTGGCTATGATGTACACTGCAGTCACACCCATGTTGAATCCCTTTATTTATAGTCTGAGGAATCGAGATATGAAAGGAGCACTGAGAAATATCCTCAGCAGGATAATTTGTTCACAGTGA